GATTGAGTGCAAAtcaattttttagtttaatttttcatattttttgaaATCTCACAAGAACTTGAAATTTTGAGTTTACATAACAATAGGTTACACGAAGCTACAGGTTGCATGTTGAGacttttgaaatttatttttaagtgtGAACTCTTGTTCTAATAAATggattttgttaaattttattctggatttcttttttattgtaatatgtaTTTTGGGTTTGAATATGTTTTAtcaattttactttttctttgattttgggTTTGAATATGTTTTATCAATTTTACTGttcattgatttaaaaaaaattaaaatatctttaaaataaaatttattaatttattaattttatttataaaatattttaaaaaatttaaaataatttaatatgaaagaataaattaataaaaattttaaaatattaaaaatattttaatatacttttaaataGAGGTATCATATACTATTATTATTCTATATGCTTAACTTGTAGCCCTAAATCAATATTAACgatttgaaattataatttacttaaggttataattttattaaatataaaataaattatttattaaaatatattattataaaaaaaattgacctTGTTCACAATAATTTTAAACCGTTGTCTAATTATTACTTTATTAGTATTAAAACAACAGTTTTATAATCATTGTTACAAtactattatataaattttaaaatgtaatagTGAGCTAATGAATTTTTCTTAaacatttaattatttaaaataatgaaaaattaaataataatttaaaaaaatttcaaaaacattttaatattttttttaaattaaaattttaactaataaattttttattatattataaaaactaaatagtaatttttaatatttataaaaatcgaatcaaattgattttgaacaaaaatcaatttgaattaaactggtttaatttggtttgattgatgacgtttttaataaattttttaattttttatactttattttaagtttttaaaatttaattaaaatatttcaacatTAATTATAGTATGATAtgcttatattattaaaaataatatagaatCGTTCACTAATCAGTTTGATtccaatttattaattttatttaattaaaatcaaacttaaaataaccataatcttttaaaaataaaaattaaataaaaaaaataaaaaataaccaaATTTCAAAAACTTCATTTCTTCTTCAAATCtccatagatttttttttaaaaataattagtataATGTTTTATTTGAATATTGTATTCCAATTCCCCAACTACTAAAAAACAAATAAGAATATATTGGTTGAATTTAGAATTTGGGTCACCATGAATTGGAGTAGCTATCATTCCTTTAATTTAGGCATTGACTAAACTCATTCAATTGGTCCATCAATCAAATCTATTTTAGTATATAATCAAAGGCATATTCTTCCACGCAACATATTTTCAAGAAAGAGAACAAACACAGCCACAATTTTCTATTGTATCTAAAACCTATGCTGTCTCTATATACAATCACTAagttattatcattattattatttttttaaaataaaaatttaggaaaataaaatttaaaaggtcTCAAATACATTTACCACGAGATTAAGtctgtgttattattattattattatacttaaattttataattaaatgaatttaaaaaaattatttaattaatatatagaaattgagcgataataattatattaaaataataaattaaaattaataatataaaaatagtaattagAAGTAATTATATGGAATTCaattacataattaatttaactccAAGTTTTATTTAGTAacaagttaaattaaatttagttagattttgattagaagtttatgggttttttaaataattttttaaggaaACTCTACTCGTAGACAATGCAAACAAATAACTTGCAAAACGACAGTCAAAGGCGCGCGTCTCACGTTAGCCTTCCTAAAACTCGCCAATTCCAACAACCTCGCGGTGCACCCCATaagtttttgaaaaaattattaattaatttttaaatttttaaaaatatattaaaacattttttatatatttaaaaaattaataattaatttttttattaattttaattattaatattatataaaaaattaaaattttaaattaaataatatattttttataaaattaaaaaattaattaataaatatttttaaatttcagaaattaaataataaaatatttaataaataaaattaacacaaagactaattgattaatttttaaaagttatgaaatatttaatatattttttcaaaatggaTATGCTGATAATTTTCCCAAGTTTTTCTCCGACAACGTCAACTTCCTTTTGAAAAACTACTCACCATCTTCTCAAGTCTTAACAGTTTACTTTGAACCATTCCAAACCTCCCAACTGTTCCCCAACTCCCTCTCTTTTTATTTCCAAGAAGctccctttttatttttctttctctttcattttctctaccAAACCCCATCAACCGAAcgatttcttttttcttgttttttctCTTTACTTCAAGGTAATGCTGCTCGAGATGATTTCAAGGCCTCTGGAGAGGTGCTTTAAAGGTGGAGATGGTGAGGATGAGCTTTTATGGCATATGGACTTGAAGCCTCATGCTTCTGGGGATTATTCAATTGCTGTTGTACAAGCTAACTCCTCCTTAGAAGACCAAGGGCAGGTTCTCACTTCTCCTTCTGCAACTTATGTTGGTGTCTATGATGGCCATGGTGGCCCTGAGGCTTCTCGGTTTATTGCTCATAATCTTTTTCCTTTCCTCCAGAGTGagttgtttttttttccttttccagtTTTAGAGTGTGGTGCTTTGTTTGGTTGACGGGAAAGtgagagaaaggaaagaaaatcaggGGTTTTTTATCCCAAGCTTTTGTTTGTGCTGTTCACTTCTTTTGATCGAGTTAGATGATGATAGGTTCGGTTTCGTGTTTGCCTGAGATGAGTGTCGCATTTTTGGGGGATTCATAAAAGAAAAGGTTTAGCTagtttcattttaatttcttgATCTTACTTAGCTCAGCAGTTAAATGGCAAATTGTTCGAAACAGTATGTGTTTGGTCTCTGAGAAAGTGTAGAAATAGAAAATCAAGTAAACAAGCTGATTAATGCAATTGCTAATTGGTAAAAAAATATGGTCTAACACTAGCATGTTACTGCAGTAAATtgctaaaataataatttgtagTCCTTTAATTTTCTTTAGAACTGTTGAGAAAAGAATTTTCTTGTTGTAATCTGAAGGCTTATTGTATCAGAGTTCGCAGCAGAGCAAGGTGGACTCTCAGCAGAAGTGATAAGGAAGGCATTTGATGCAACAGAAGATGAATTCTTGCATTTGGTAAAGCGATTATGGGCAGCTCAGCCTCAAATTGCATCCGTCGGCTCTTGTTGCCTAGTCGGCGCAATATCAAATGGTGTTTTGTACGTGGCAAATCTTGGGGACTCAAGGGCAGTGCTCGGCAAGAGAGTGTCTGAAGGCAAGACAAGTGGTGCAGTGGTGGCCGAACGCTTGTCTACTGATCATAATGtctgtgttgaggaggtgagaAAGGAGGTGGCAGCACTGCATCCTGATGATTCACACATTGTGGTTTATACCCGTGGAGTTTGGAGAATAAAGGGCATAATTCAGGTATCAGTTTGCTGAGCTTCTTTTGCTTTATCAAGTTCTGTTCGTGttcgaaaagaaaattttatttggatCCAGTATAAATAGatttataatgtaaaataatgaaatttatgtGAAATTTTATACATTTATACTATTGTCTATGTAGATTCGATTTTGGCAAATATTGCCCTTTAGCATTGGACTTTATTTTGTGGCAATTTGTAAATATGTCCAGATTATTTCTTTGGGATTTATGTTACGTATGAGACATTATCAAGTTAAAGTTGACCTTGGTAAGGTTAATCTTCAGGATATGATGCGAAAAACCAGACATTTGGCAAGACATTCACAGAATAAGACAAAAACAGAGTATCTTTATTCTGTGAATGTCTTGCCATTGTCTAGTTTGTCTGTCGCACGATATCTTGAAGATTAAACATCTACGGAGATAATTATTACCAGTGTATGAAAAATAACCATTGGAGTCCTTGTCTGAACTTTCTAGATCTTGGTCAGCATTAATCACATATTTTTCGAAAAGGATGAAAAATTCTTCCTTTTTTCTAATATTGTCCTCGTAAGAAATGAATCCCTCTCGGCCACTCATTATTTAGGTGCGCCACTAAGGTCCTGTTTGGTTGGTAGTACTTAGTGTTTTGAGATTGAATGAGTAGAACTTAAATTGTGTACTGTGTTGTGATAACTAATATTAAAGATGGCTAAGAAAAATACCCATGAAAGTACAAGTGACCATGTGACGATCACTCCCACAATTATTAAGGAGCTATAATGCAAGTTCTGTGGCTTAAATGAAAACAAGTCTATGGTCTACATGTCTTTGATGATTTCTGCATCTGGGCCATCTTCGTACTTTTAAGGTTCACATGGTTTCTGTTATCAAAAATAACTTCACAACTGTTAAGGTTGCTTTTGGTTTGCTCGAAGTCTGATAACTCATTACTCGGTATCGAGTCATCTAGAGCATGTGATTCACACGGGTTTCTCACTATAACAAATTGAGCCTTTTGTGTGGTGAAATTTTAGTGGAATAATCGCTACTAAAGTTTATTATTCGCtgctaaaatttttaatcattttcGTGGTGTGATAAATTTTACGTATTTAATAGCGATTTTTATCGTATAAAAAGATTAATCTCTTGTGGTGTCTCTTAACACTTTTTGTTTTAGGTTTCAAGATCAATAGGAGATGTCTATTTAAAGAAACCCGAGTTCAACAAAGATCCTCTTTTCCACCACATTGGATTACCAGTTCCATTGAAAAGACCTGTGATGACAGCAGAACCTTCCATATTGGTTCGACAGATAAGGCCGCAAGACCTCTTCTTGATATTTGCTTCAGATGGGCTTTGGGAGCAACTAAGTGATGAAACAGCTGTAGATATAGTCTCAAAGAGCCCACGAACAGTAATTTGCAGCCTGACTTCTAATATCTGTATGCAGACTTCATGAACAAGAAATGAAAAAACTGTTGCTTTTTTTTGCAGGGGATAGCTAGGAGATTGGTAAGGGCTGCCCTGCAAGAGGCTGCAAGAAAAAGAGAAATGAGATACGACGACATAAGAAGAATCGAAAAAGGGGTGAGGCGCCATTTCCACGATGATATTACTGTGATTGTTATATACCTTGATCATCCACCAGCTCCTTCCAATGGTAAATTCAAAAACCAAAGTGTTGTTGAATGCACAAGTGCCCCTGCTGATATCTTCTCATTAGGTGTAAATGAAGGGTAATGTTAGGTTCATATAATTTCTCTCACTACAGGAAATTGGTAATACTATCCCTGGTGAACATAGATAATAAATTACAGTTGCATGACTCCTCTATCTGAAAGGCAATTCTTATCTTAGACCTGATTTATATGGACCCATAGCCTAAATACATAGGTTTTGATGTGGGTTTCACTATAATTTCATAATGCAGGTTCATGTAAATCCAGTCTAAGTAAGTTAGGatgaaattgaattaataaatcaGAAGTGGGGGAGGTTGTATATAGATAGCTCCATATAGATGAGCTGCTGCATACATAGTTCTCAGTTTTGTTTTGGAATTGTAAACTATTTTTGCTCTTTGTTTATCAGATGGAGTgcagttgaaaaaaaaaactgtgaaatTTGATATGTGGTAAACCAGTGCGCTAGTTTAAGATGATTCTCTCTGTTTCTTTAATGTATTTGTTAAGAGAAACACTTGAGGACTAGCATGTAGTTTTTGTTAATTTGAGGGGAAAAAAAgggaatttttcatttttctttttaaatatttgaaaaagaCACTATGTTTGTTGACAAAACAAAACTTGAATGAcgttattttaaattgaatatacGAGGATTAGCatgtgtttttgatgatttgaggAAAAAACGTctagtttttttaaatatttgaaaaagaaattaGGTTTGTAAACTTCAAACTCTATATCCTTTTAAGGTGATATCAGTATTAAGTTTAGCGTGAGCAATgggtcggttcgattcaaaatcaaatcgaaccgaataaattaaaaattaaaattttggtatttataaaatcgaattaaatcgattttaatcaaaaatcgaattgaactgaatcgatagattcggttcgattcgattcagtttgatcgatttaaatttttaatacttttttatttttttaatattttaaaatttaattgaaatattttaatcttaatatgatctaatctctctgtattattaaaaataatatacttttatcactaatcgatttgatttgaatttttttatcaaaattgatccaatcaaaataattaaaataaaaatttgtttttatcaaaattaatccaattaaaataattaaaatttttaaaattaaaaatcgaatcaaatcaaaataaataaaaaattaaattaaatttttaaattgattttttcaatttaaacagGCTAACCTAATTACATCAATttgattatatttaattaatttttattaaattaatttttattaaattaattttaatttaaattaaacaaacATGTTCAATATTCAATTATGTAAGAATGACCAACACAACGATTATACTTAGAAGAGACCAACGCAGTGCTCACATCTAATaggttaaaatatttaacttaatattaataaagtatatagttaataaatttaaattagaaataaattcaattaaattcatatatttttacttaatgataaaataaacttgaataaaattttttaaccaattaaatctctatatttttattaaaaattaaataaattctgatataatataacttttttttaataaaaaaatttttgtaataaaatatttttttacataatttaaatgttaaaaatttcagtatcttagtataatataaaagttaaaagaaatatatagaaataataaattatttttaaaattacaaaaatacaattttatcatatgaaaaattattttattattaaaaatattttactataaaaataatattatattaaatgaatacttattttaatccttaagaaaaatatagagatttaatttaaaaaattaaattaaacttatttcatattagattaaaataaaagtgtTTAATTGGActtatattcaatttaaattcaatacaattatataaaatgaattttaatttaattagaattaaatttagtaaaaatataattttaatttattaaatttcaacttattaaatttttatttaataagtgttttttatttttaaatgtatacacctattgattaaattaattagacgttatattattaattatttttaatagagttaaaagcttttttttattatttctaattaaaataaaaataaattttatatataaatatatattaattattatcttttttaaaaataaaaattgagaattaaaaaaataaaatttaaaaatttttcaaatttattgtgATGGActaactaaatttataaatgctattaattatttttttatcaatgggATGGTAAAGTCTATGCATttaaacgttttaatatatatatatggctaAGAATTTTCCATATTTTAAAATCTCAAACAATTAGCCTATATGAGACGAACACATCGTAGGTTGCCAGAAACCactaaaaaaaacaataattaattaGGTAATTCCATTGATTTTTCTTCGCACCCATCCTcccatgaaaataaaataataattaaaattaaaattaaataagaaaattaatacaGGCAGCTAAAATTCATTGGGAAAATGACCTGTATTCACGTGGTCAAGGAACAGAGCTCCATAACGTACTTGATCATGCACTTGtaagcaaaaataaataaaacctcAATGGCGCAAAAGCAACAAAAATCTAACAGAAAAAGCAAATGGGTATCGTAGAAGAAGCTCACAACGTGAAGGTTTTGGGATCGGGCGATCAAGTGATCGTGTTATCTCATGGGTTCGGGTCTGATCAGTCGATCTGGAGGTACCTGGTTCCCCACTTGGTTGAAGATTATCGTGTGATTTTATACGACAACATGGGCGCCGGAACTACGAATCCTGAGTATTTTGACTTCGAGAGGTACTCGACGATTGAAGGTTTTGTTTATGATTTGCTTGCTATATTGGAAGAATTGCAGGTGAAGTCATGCATCTTTATTGGTCACTCCGCTTTGAGCATGGTTGGTGCAATTGCTTCTATTTCTCGCCCTGATCTTTTCTCTAAACTCATCATGCTTTCTGCCACTCCGAGGTGATTCTACCTTCTTTTCTCTAAATCCACTCACTAGAGAGTCTAAAATGAAACCATGTATCTAATAGGTGGATTTCACTTTATATTAAagcatggttttttttttttttaagtttgatAGAGTTAAAATAACTAGATTTTTAAAGATTTGGAGGATATATATAACTTAGGAATTAcggtaaattattttaaaatattctgctattctttttatttatggTAAATTATGGTTTGGTACGGTTGAAACTTGAAATTACAAGAAGTTTTTCATTGTTGAAACAAGGCTACTAAATGATGAGGACTACCAAGGAGGAATGGAGATACAAGACGTTGAGCAAATATTCGAAGGAATGAGGTCCAATTACGAAGCATGGTGCCAAGGGTTCGCACCACTAGTGGTGGGTGGAGACATGGACTCGGTAGTGGTGCAAGAATTCTCCCGAACTCTCTTCAATATGAGACCAGACATAGCACTAAGCTTAGCCCAGGTTATATTTCCAACCGACCTTAGGCATTTTCTTCCCTTGGTGACCACCCCTTGCCACATCCTCCAGAGTATCAAGGACATGGCTGTGCCAGTGTTTGTTTCTGAATATTTACATCAAAATCTTGGTAGCCAATCCATCGTTGAGATCATGCCGACCGGCGGTCACTTGCCACAGTTGAGCTCACCAGAAATCGTAATTCCGGTTATTCTCAGGCATCTTCACCTTGATATAACCGAGTGACCTGCATCGTGGGTATCAAGTTTATGAGGatgtttcttcttctctttatcCCCAAGTTTTGGTCTGTGAAAGGTCATAAtatttttgacaaaaaaaaaaaaaggcttagTGGCAAAGGCACACCCTTTCAGCTGTATGAGGTTGCGAGCTCAATAATTTTAGTTGTTATCTTACGATTATGGTAGCTAGAAGAAATAAATGTGGCTACAGTTGAAATGCAGTTCATATCCAgaataaatttgaataaaaattttggattttggTTATTAACTACGGTTTAATCTGATTGGAACTGGGATGGTAAAATGATTGAAATGATTAATtactttatttacttttttctatcttataattctattaaattcaaaatttcacgTAAGACAACCCAGTATAGATATTATTTGAATCATCTTTTAACTATTTACGAAGAAaatctgcaaaataaaaaaaataaaatattgatatttattgataaccattttaatgtttatataaataaaatatagaattGAACGAGTTTGAAATGCCATTGTAATGTTTAGAAGTTGTATATCTTGGATGTTAATctatacttatttttatattataaaaaagataaaaatctgTAAAATTTGAGAGTActgattaataaataataaatctcatGTTTATAAAGATTTTGTTgattttgtattattttttagaatagCTGAGTGATAAAGTCTAGACTCACTTAAATCGAGCAATTGAGGTTTGGATACTTTACCTAATCAATGGTCTTGAATAAATAATAGCTATGTCATTATCTTGACTTTAGTTAACGGATGCAAACCAAGTCACAACTATATTATTAGTGATTTATTAATTAGACTTGGTAAAAAAGTTTTCATATGGCATGCAAGATATGAGTGATATCAAATACCAATGACTTAAAATCATtggtaatatatatatttttgcatCTAAAAGAAATTAATGAGTTGAAGTAGGTTAAATTGTGAGAATCAACTATATTCTTCTccaatttattgaaaatataaacGTAAAATTTTcgcataataattataaataacagGAACCGTTGAGATCATAACACATGTATACAAAATTCggaaaaattcaataaatattttcatctaGTCTGATCGGGTAATAAAAAGCTCGACCTATGAGGTACGAGGATCAAACCACCAATAATTCTGACGGACGAGCGAACCTTTTTAAAACTCATACCACACTGAGGTGTTGAATGTGAGCGCGATCGACCTTAATGACCGAAGGAAATCCACCTCGATATATATTGAGTGAGTCAGGTACGACTTGATGAAATTATGGTATGATGCTAACCTCCTACACACTAGTCGTCTCCTCAATATATCACCAGAATCATAAACGCGCGTGCAATAAAATAGACTGACGTGACGCACACGATAGACAGGATATGACTAGTCGGCTCTGCATTTATTAGGCAATTGCCTATCATTAATAAGTCTCCTAACACACTTGTAAGAGGACATCCCATTCCGTCCGAACGTGACATAAAGGGTATACACCACTGGTCCAACCCAAAGAAAtggtctctctctcttttctccgattagcttcttctttctcttcttttctatattttatttctctCTGCATCTCTTTCCATTAATACATCACTCTAAAAGTTTTAGGTCTGACTTGAACATTGGAGAGTTTTCATCGGAATATTTTCAGTAGACCCCTTTTCAGGTCCTTTCTCAAAATCGAGTATTAAGAGACCATACGAAGAAAGAAAGATATTCACTTCTCATTGAACCAATCACAGTTTATTGATTTCTCCctcaaattaaattacaattcaAATGGCCACATCTGATAAGCCCATATCTCCGTTCATCACCACATTAAAGAAAGATATGGATGGAAATAATGGATGGCAAGTGAAAGTTTATAAGTAAGTGTAGGACATTTATAAACTTTGTTGTCTTAGACTTTGATTGCTAGGATGTTTTTTTTAGTAATAGAAAGTCTTCCAAAAATcttgaatttatattaaaaataaagtgacatttataaattaaagtttttGAAAGTTTTCAAAAACTTTATTTCAACTCATTAAGTTAATGAATtgagaatttcttttttaaaaaaacttctaaatatataaatattttttaaaaaattactcctCCCAAATGATTATAAAAGTTTTTCTATATCCTTTGAGCTCATCTAAATTCTAACATTTaggcaaaattttaaatttataattaccaTTAAAAATTCAACTTGATCACAATAAATTACTCTTTCATCACTTTATTTTGATATTCACTAAGTATTAAATAGTAATGAAATTTAGTTGCAGCGAGTTAGATAATacataattaaactaaaataccTAACTTAATTAAAtgactaaatttttttattcattatgaATATTAAAATGAAGTTCGAACATAACTTACCGTAGTGATGGCTAGAAACATTACAAGAAAACAAAAactaatgataaaatttattaattaaattataaaaaaatataatttttaaaataaattatttattatttatcgattatttaaaatatcgataataaaattataaatcgtgtaattatatttttatttttttataatgaaaacagaataataataataataataataataataataataataataataataataataataataataataataataataataataaatgatgaccgctggatttcaccATCCTGTTATAAGGCCGGGCTAAGGCCTCTAAGTCTTCTTAATGGGCCGGCCCAGTCCATTCGGCCCTAAGATCAGACCTCCATTGGGTTTCAGTCCTAATCTCATCTTCTAGCCCAGTCCGGAGGAGAAGAAGTAGCCAGCCCATCCGTCTAgtgggtccatccgcatgcgtgacaggagagaattaaatggccgttacgcatggagcagagatctaatattctcgtacgtccgtatccgtatggcagagacaggtggcctaATGGCAGTGAGGCCGTGACACGTCATTAGTAgacaaaggaaaagaataaaaggagaggagcaTCCTCCTCTCAGATCGAGCTTActcaacccttgtaaaaccctattttctggatctcagatcatcaattggcgtcgtctgtgggaacgaaggtgtaacagcccgaaaatcggaccgctaccggcgctaggatccagatcggcttaaggccgccgggacccgtagcaagccaaacttcatcctgcaaacctgtttaatcccatacatgatcaacacatacataaaatttttgaatttttcatttcattcaatcaccaaactcaacctgtgcatgcactattcatatacaaaatcatcaaccccacactggagtcctcaacaaagctccaatggggtaacataacatatagtgagtttggcttacttaaaacatcattaaaccgtTATATTTGACAGATCATGtaaacaaagggattaacataccaactagggtcaagcacaactataatctCCTCAATGACATCATTAAATAGCCTTACATTTCAATACATACTTttataattacatcatgtccactactatcctattacataaacatgaccatagccataacctgctgacctcctgaactatctctgaccctgcaaacctggggttaggggagaggggtcagctaaaaagccc
This genomic interval from Manihot esculenta cultivar AM560-2 chromosome 12, M.esculenta_v8, whole genome shotgun sequence contains the following:
- the LOC110627835 gene encoding probable protein phosphatase 2C 78, encoding MLLEMISRPLERCFKGGDGEDELLWHMDLKPHASGDYSIAVVQANSSLEDQGQVLTSPSATYVGVYDGHGGPEASRFIAHNLFPFLQKFAAEQGGLSAEVIRKAFDATEDEFLHLVKRLWAAQPQIASVGSCCLVGAISNGVLYVANLGDSRAVLGKRVSEGKTSGAVVAERLSTDHNVCVEEVRKEVAALHPDDSHIVVYTRGVWRIKGIIQVSRSIGDVYLKKPEFNKDPLFHHIGLPVPLKRPVMTAEPSILVRQIRPQDLFLIFASDGLWEQLSDETAVDIVSKSPRTGIARRLVRAALQEAARKREMRYDDIRRIEKGVRRHFHDDITVIVIYLDHPPAPSNGKFKNQSVVECTSAPADIFSLGVNEG
- the LOC110628770 gene encoding probable esterase KAI2, coding for MGIVEEAHNVKVLGSGDQVIVLSHGFGSDQSIWRYLVPHLVEDYRVILYDNMGAGTTNPEYFDFERYSTIEGFVYDLLAILEELQVKSCIFIGHSALSMVGAIASISRPDLFSKLIMLSATPRLLNDEDYQGGMEIQDVEQIFEGMRSNYEAWCQGFAPLVVGGDMDSVVVQEFSRTLFNMRPDIALSLAQVIFPTDLRHFLPLVTTPCHILQSIKDMAVPVFVSEYLHQNLGSQSIVEIMPTGGHLPQLSSPEIVIPVILRHLHLDITE